A segment of the Zonotrichia albicollis isolate bZonAlb1 chromosome Z, bZonAlb1.hap1, whole genome shotgun sequence genome:
acaCTCATTTTcgtcttcttctttttttttcctttttttccatcaccaaaatattttactttcagGCCAAATGTTCCCAGTTACTTACCAGCATAGTTTTGGCAGAGACTTTTTGACTGATATTTCTTGGGAACATTTCTAGGGTGGTTTGGTAGGAAAAGCTTATGACAGTCTCATGAAATTATTTACATTTGGGGCTTGTGTTTGAGGCTGCCTGGCATGCTCAGAGCGGGGTTGATGTGGGGTGCCACACGCCTTCCCCCCTGCAGCAGATTGCCTTGTAGCTCTTGCTTCCTTCGCCAGGCGGTTTGGTCTGTGGCCATGGACACTCAGCCACAGGAGGggagctggctgctgctctggggtgtctTTGCTGGGCTGAAGCATCCCTCCCTCCACTGCCTCAGCTGTTCAACCCAGGGGGACACAGATTTATGCCTACAGATTTATGCCTGCAGATTTATGCCTGCTCTTGGGGCCGGCAGGGAGCTCCCTGCCTTATGTGCCCTCAGccgctgcctgcagctgggagcagagtgGGTGTAAATAAACAGGCCTGTCCAGTTGTGAGGGGTGGGCAGGGGAGTCTTCTAGGGAGAAATAATTCATTTCTGACTGACAGAGACTGTGTGGCACTCCTGGTAGGGACAGTGTGATGCTGGCCAGGGTGGATGCCCTGGGGTGATGCTTGTTGGCGCAgacagatggggctgggatggacagAGTGACACTGGCTGATACATCCTGCTGATGCAGGACTCTGCAGGTGGCTCTGGATGCTTTAGGTAGTGCTGGCTGACACAGAAAGAGTGCTGGATGGGGTGGATGTCACAGAGCACTGCTGGCTGTGGTGGACAGGGTGATGGTGGTGGGGCAGGACAAGGCAGCGCTGGCTGTGTTGCCCAGGATGGCGCTGGCTGATGTGCCCACAGAGGTGTAGGTTGGCATGGAGGGGGCGCACATCCCTGAccctgcatcccctgcccaTCTCACTGCTGATCACTGAGTGTGAGGAAGGGATTTCAGCCCCATTCTCCCCCACATGGAGCCTTACCTGGACCAGCCTCACGGGGGCTGCAGGCATGGGCAGTGATGTGAGATTTGGTACAGCCTgagctgtcacagccctgctctccccagctcTGTGAGCCTCTTTAGATCTGATTGCTGTCACCTGCCATGTAAATATAGGCCAGAATTTCTCCTTGGTCCTGTCCCACCCcagctgcacatgcacaggTCTCTGGACCACCCTGGGGTTGGGAGCCAGCCaaggctcccagcacaggattGCAATGGCAAAGAACCCTTAATCCGGCCAACCCACACAGCCCTAAGCTCCTGGTCAGCGTTTgccccctgcatccctgccccaGGCATGGGaactgctcagcagccaggaacAGCTGTGACTGTGGCACAGACACTGCCAGATGTCCCAGCTGGGGTCCCGGGATTCAGTCCCTGTtctgtccccagcaggatggggtGAGATGAGAGGGAAATGTAGGATCCAAGGCCCTGCAGGAATGCTGTGGGCTGTGGACTGTATCAGCTGCCCCATTGCCGGGAATAacactctctctctccccttgTCTGCCTTCTGCAGATGCACAGTTCCATCCCAAGCCTCGGCAGGGTGATGGTGTTCCTCgcagcagccctggcatcaGCCTCCTTTGCTATCCCTGAAGATTGGGGAGAGGAAGGTGAGACTCCCACCAAGCACCCCCATACAGCACCCCTCCCCACGTCCCATGAGGCCCCTGAGGGcaccccatttcccccagaCAGGAGCAGACCTACCAGGACTGTGTGAAACACAGCCCTGCATCCTACAGTGATGGCCAGCCTGTGTTTCTGCTTATTGCCCAGTCCCAAGTGGGATGAGTCCTTACCCTGTGGTGGTACCTGCACAAAGCCAGACCCCATAGCCAGTGCCCACTGTGGGATACACCCCCAGGGgctccccagctgcccccccAGGCCTGTTGTGGGGTGGTATGGAGTGCTAACACCCATCTGGGGACATGTGTCTCTCCAGGTGTGCAGTatggacagctggggacagacgTGACCCTGTCATGCCCTGGTGCCCATGCCAGGTAAGTCTTTTCCATGCCCATCAAGCGGTCTGTCCAGTGGGATGATTTACAAGGTGGGCTGGGCATCCCTGCCCTCTCGCTGAGCCCGCCTGGTGTCTCtccccagctcagcagtgcgGTGGAGGCGAGCGGGCGCCGCGGCGCTGCCGGAGGGCTCGGTGATCCAGCAGGGATCGCTGGTGCTGCCGAGCGCCAGCCCGGCCCTCGGGGGCGCGTACAGCTGCCACGGCGAGGACGGCAGCCTGCTGCACTCCGTGTCCCTGCGACTGGGGCGTGAGTAGCAtgcctgggagctgggctgctctaGAGGAGCGtggtgcctgcagccctgccagggcattGCCAGAAGGGGGCTCGGTGTTGGCACTGGGTGCTGCATGGGCTGTAGGATGGGGGACTCCTCACTGACTGCTGTTTTCCTTGGACCCCAGACCTGCCTGGAGTTCCCTTTGTGTCGTGCAGAGCCTCTGACTATGAGAATTTCTCTTGCTCCTGGACCTCCAGTGTGGAGACCTTCCTTCCCACCAGATATATCACCACATACAGGTGAAGTATCCCCACAGGGCATGGAATGGGCTTGTTATGGTGTGAGCTCTAGGTCACAGCCAAGGATAACCACCAGATCCATCTGGCCATCCCACACATGCCCTGGGTTCACCTCCTGGCCCAAGGAGCATGCTGCACACCAGAGCACGTCCTGTTTTGGGGTCAGCAGAGCACCAAGCCTTTGCTTGCTTTCAGTGGGGGtctcagcagcactggggggctggcactggcaggttccctccctgctgacagctctgccagcaccagAGGGGCAATAAAAGAGAAGCAGGTCATCTGCAAGCCTCCACACTCCGGCATGCTTTAGGATGAAAGGAGCCCTGACAGCATTGCTGCTTCTAATTATCCCTGCAAGCCAAATTAGCAAGCGGCTTTGAAGTCCAATGGAGCTCAtaaagcacagccctgctgaaagctgcaggagcCGAGGGcttggtggggagggggctgagtGGAGCATCAGGGCCTCCACAGGGAGGGGGAGTAGAAGCATGGGATTTGGCAGGCTTTAGGGGGAGGGTGAAGCCAGGCTCTGGGGAGCTGCTTTTATCGGTGTCTTTGCTTCTATGTGTTGAAATCCCAGGCAGGGAAGGGTGTCCCATTTCTTTTCCCTGGGAtcaccagctcctgctgccaggctgtTCAGTGGAAGAGCTGGACATGGTTCTGGCTCTTTCCCCCATGCTGTCACATGTGTGTGTCAGCGTGGGAGTGTGGGGCTGCTTTGCAGTGTAGActcctgtccctcctctggGTCATGGTGGGGCTCACTTTGTGCTGCCCCCTCATCCTAATCATCTGCTTTTCCATCTGTCTCCATGGCAGGAAGAAATCCCTGACAGGCGAAGAAAAGCGGAGGTAGGACTGactcccaccctgctcctgctccctggggACTGGCCCCCATCCCAAAgactctgctgctgtcttcagCAGGGACCCTAAAGCAACAGCTGGGGGTCCCCCAAAGAGAGCCAGCTACTTCCCAGCTACCCTGGGAGTCTGGGAGAAGGGTTTGCCTCAGGGAGAGACTTTCCCAGACAGAGTGTGGAGCTGGGATGAGGGTCCCTTCTGTCACACTCAGAGGGATATGCCAGACTCTGGAAGGATGAGTGCACATGAGCCTGAGGGGCTaatgtgacagtgttcacaggggtctgaggatgaggatctgactccatgtttcaaaaggcttgatttattattttatgatatatattgtattaaaactatactaaaagagtagaaggaaggatttcatcagaaggccagctaagaatagaaaaagaatggaatgataacaaaagcttatgtctcggacagagagtctgagccagctgaatgtgattggccattaattagaaacaactacatgagaccaatcacagatgcacctgttgcattccacagcagcaggtaaccattgtttacattttgttattgaggcctctcagcttctcaggagaaaaaatcctaaggaaaggacttttcataaaacatgtctgtgacaggctGCCTCCTCCACAAGGGTCCTGGCATGAGAGTCTTCCATGGCACCTCCTTGGCAGCATTTGGGAACTCAGCATGGTGGGGGGGTAGGACATGTCACCAGCGTGCCTCCCTGTATGCAGGAACAAGAACGGGCACGTGGGGCTGTGCGTGCAGGATCCGTCCCACCCCGGCACCTGCACCGTGCACAGGTCAGAGTTCTGGAGCTCCTACCGCCTGAACATCACCGAGGTGAACCCCCTGGGCTTCAGCTACCGCCTCCTTGATGTCACCATGCAGGCCATCAGTGagtcccc
Coding sequences within it:
- the IL11RA gene encoding interleukin-11 receptor subunit alpha isoform X2 encodes the protein MHSSIPSLGRVMVFLAAALASASFAIPEDWGEEGVQYGQLGTDVTLSCPGAHASSAVRWRRAGAAALPEGSVIQQGSLVLPSASPALGGAYSCHGEDGSLLHSVSLRLGHLPGVPFVSCRASDYENFSCSWTSSVETFLPTRYITTYRKKSLTGEEKRRNKNGHVGLCVQDPSHPGTCTVHRSEFWSSYRLNITEVNPLGFSYRLLDVTMQAIIKPDPPEGLVVEPIPLAPRRLHVSWKYPSSWPKEPHFQLRFRLQYRPVIHRSWSVVETVNLSEVITDAFAGLEHVVQVSAKDFLDAGNWSEWSAEARATPVRDLASTAREETTTYARLESLAEEPSQAPNPEPINGSDPLEKMAVLVSLGIFAFFILAAVLVITILIWLRMRKHGKDKTKPSFLVAATHLKALPKAQIL
- the IL11RA gene encoding interleukin-11 receptor subunit alpha isoform X1; amino-acid sequence: MLLWDPERGGGGDEMHSSIPSLGRVMVFLAAALASASFAIPEDWGEEGVQYGQLGTDVTLSCPGAHASSAVRWRRAGAAALPEGSVIQQGSLVLPSASPALGGAYSCHGEDGSLLHSVSLRLGHLPGVPFVSCRASDYENFSCSWTSSVETFLPTRYITTYRKKSLTGEEKRRNKNGHVGLCVQDPSHPGTCTVHRSEFWSSYRLNITEVNPLGFSYRLLDVTMQAIIKPDPPEGLVVEPIPLAPRRLHVSWKYPSSWPKEPHFQLRFRLQYRPVIHRSWSVVETVNLSEVITDAFAGLEHVVQVSAKDFLDAGNWSEWSAEARATPVRDLASTAREETTTYARLESLAEEPSQAPNPEPINGSDPLEKMAVLVSLGIFAFFILAAVLVITILIWLRMRKHGKDKTKPSFLVAATHLKALPKAQIL